The DNA sequence GTGGGCGATACCCTCATTGAGGGCCAAGAGAGGGGTATCGGGCTTTTGCCCTTCTTTCATTCCTTCGGGCTCACCACCAACCTCAACCTGCTAATAGGCTTTGGAGGAACCATGATCCTATGCCCTCAGCCCAATGATTTTAAGCAAGTGTTGAGCCTAATAAGGAAGTATAAACCAACCTTGTTTAACGGCGTGCCCACCATGTATATTGCCCTTCTAAACCATCCCGATTTGGCCAAGACTGACATGAGCAGCATCAAGGTGCTCAACTCCGGGGCTGCGGCCATGCCGGTGGAGGTGATGAACCAGTTTGAGGCCAAGACTGGCGGCCGGATCGTGGAAGGGTATGGCTTATCCGAAGCCTCCCCGGTGGTTACCTGCAATCCCTTCAAAGGGACGCGCAAACCGGGCAGCATCGGCATACCTCTTCCGGATACGATCGTAAAGATCGTGGATATGGAGACCGGAACCCGGGAGCTTCCCCCCGGCGAGGTCGGTGAGCTGGTGGTCAAGGGGCCGCAAGTAATGAAGGGCTATTGGAACCGGCCGGAGGAGACCGCCCAAGTGCTCCGGGATGGATGGTTATATACGGGCGATGTGGCCAAAATGGATGAGGATGGCTTCTTCTACATCGTTGACCGCAAGAAGGATATGATCATTACCGGCGGCTTCAATGTCTATCCCCGCGAAGTAGAAGAAGTGATCTATGAGCATCCCAAGGTCAAGGAAGTGGCGGTAGTGGGAGTGCCGGATGAATACGCCGGGGAGCGCATCAAGGCAGTGGTGGTGCCCAAGGAGGGCCAGACCCTTACTGAGGATGAGATTCGCCAGTGGTGCCGCAACAAGCTAACCGGCTACAAAGTGCCGCGGATAGTGGAGTTCAGGGATGAGCTTCCCCTGACTATGGTAGGCAAGGTACTGCGGCGGGTGCTAAAAGAGGAGGCGGTGGCGGAGGCGGCCAAGGAAGGCACGGAAAAGGGGGCGTAGGTAAGGAGTGCTCCACAGGCCCAAGCCACACGACTAGGCAAATGATCAAAATTGGATTTTGGCTGGAGCTTATGGGCG is a window from the Clostridia bacterium genome containing:
- a CDS encoding long-chain fatty acid--CoA ligase — its product is FRQVQEKSNRLAAALANFGVRKGSRVALMLPNTPQYVLSYLAVLRLGAIVVQMNPLYTEREIENILADSEAEAIIALDLFISRIEAVKPRTKLRMVIWTRANEFLSFPLKQLYPLLAKRKNSYPAITPKAYLFNLSDLINSSHGRPPRVDINPAEDIAIFQYTGGTTGIPKAAMCTHMNMVANCHQARAIVGDTLIEGQERGIGLLPFFHSFGLTTNLNLLIGFGGTMILCPQPNDFKQVLSLIRKYKPTLFNGVPTMYIALLNHPDLAKTDMSSIKVLNSGAAAMPVEVMNQFEAKTGGRIVEGYGLSEASPVVTCNPFKGTRKPGSIGIPLPDTIVKIVDMETGTRELPPGEVGELVVKGPQVMKGYWNRPEETAQVLRDGWLYTGDVAKMDEDGFFYIVDRKKDMIITGGFNVYPREVEEVIYEHPKVKEVAVVGVPDEYAGERIKAVVVPKEGQTLTEDEIRQWCRNKLTGYKVPRIVEFRDELPLTMVGKVLRRVLKEEAVAEAAKEGTEKGA